The following coding sequences are from one Tolumonas lignilytica window:
- the hdfR gene encoding HTH-type transcriptional regulator HdfR, with the protein MDTDLLRTFIEVSKTRHFGRAAENLYLTQSAVSFRIRQLEQQLGVSLFARHRNNIQLTQSGEHLLPYAETILQTLGRAKQALIGDDAMPHQLAVGAPQACWEMGLQCWLDDWFSEQPQGAMRLETGNREQLCRQLLERSLDLAVLTEPSKIDEITVSQVSEIHLNLVSRTPGLTADVLANQPWLDWSSNTVPSLIPVELQNRIPALQTGSIQQALQHLLKHGGVTYLPQLLISQYLENEKLHLVAEVPALVRPIYLAYRTDNEQQPHVASLLKRPLRLDAFPV; encoded by the coding sequence ATGGACACGGATCTGCTGCGCACCTTTATTGAGGTCAGCAAAACCCGTCACTTCGGACGCGCCGCCGAGAATCTGTATCTCACACAATCGGCGGTGAGTTTTCGGATCCGCCAGCTGGAACAACAGCTGGGGGTCAGTCTTTTTGCCCGTCATCGCAATAATATTCAGCTAACCCAGTCAGGTGAGCATCTTTTACCCTATGCAGAGACCATCCTGCAAACGTTAGGTCGCGCTAAACAAGCACTCATTGGTGACGATGCTATGCCGCATCAGTTGGCCGTGGGCGCGCCACAGGCCTGCTGGGAAATGGGTCTGCAATGCTGGCTGGATGATTGGTTCAGCGAACAGCCACAGGGAGCGATGCGATTAGAAACCGGCAATCGTGAACAGCTTTGCCGTCAGCTATTGGAACGTTCGCTCGATTTGGCCGTACTGACTGAACCCAGCAAAATTGATGAAATCACGGTGAGTCAGGTCAGTGAAATTCACTTAAATCTGGTCAGCCGAACGCCGGGTCTGACAGCGGATGTGTTGGCTAATCAGCCCTGGCTTGATTGGAGTAGCAACACAGTCCCATCCCTGATCCCCGTTGAATTGCAGAACAGAATACCCGCCTTGCAAACAGGTTCCATCCAGCAGGCACTGCAACATCTGCTCAAACACGGTGGTGTCACCTACCTGCCCCAGCTCCTGATCTCGCAGTATCTGGAAAACGAAAAATTACACCTTGTAGCAGAGGTTCCGGCGTTAGTACGCCCGATTTATCTCGCTTACCGTACCGATAACGAACAGCAGCCCCATGTCGCATCACTGCTGAAACGTCCGTTACGTTTAGATGCCTTCCCTGTTTAG
- a CDS encoding ROK family protein: MSTRGERVANHELLKQVNAALVYRLIDTQGPISRVDIAQISALAPASVTNITRQLLENGLIKEVAQQASTGGRPAISLTTEQSSFLFISCRLGREELQCSVMDLSGTMHQHIVSPLIQHDAEGIIASLTQAIQQKLKSVKPGQRFIAVAITMAGLVDPQTGTVLYSPNHQIENLELARHLQSVTDLPIYIGNDTRALALAEYYLGNAQGCQDFILVSIHHGAGAGIISNGQLLLGKNRNVGEIGHIQIDPFGDQCHCGNFGCLETLVSNKSIVAQTKALLTRGHPSGLTSDNLSIDIICKAAQEGDPVAVQIIRQTGNHLGRVLAMLVNLFNPEKILLAGEVVQSASVLFPALQQQIQRQSLPNFNHELRLEKARFQGQGTMGGYALVKRALHESDLLQRIMLPASDNS; the protein is encoded by the coding sequence ATGAGCACACGCGGAGAACGGGTTGCGAATCATGAACTGCTGAAGCAGGTAAATGCAGCATTAGTGTATCGGTTGATCGATACCCAAGGCCCGATCTCCCGTGTCGATATCGCCCAAATCAGCGCACTGGCACCCGCCAGTGTGACAAATATTACCCGTCAGTTACTGGAAAACGGCCTGATCAAAGAGGTGGCACAACAAGCCTCTACCGGCGGGCGTCCGGCGATCTCGCTGACGACCGAACAAAGTTCCTTTTTATTCATCTCGTGTCGGCTGGGTCGGGAAGAATTGCAATGCAGCGTGATGGATCTTTCCGGCACCATGCATCAGCATATTGTCAGCCCGCTGATCCAACATGATGCTGAAGGTATTATCGCTTCACTCACACAAGCTATTCAGCAAAAGTTGAAATCGGTTAAGCCCGGACAACGATTTATTGCGGTTGCCATTACAATGGCTGGACTGGTCGATCCCCAAACTGGCACTGTGTTGTATTCGCCTAATCATCAGATCGAAAATCTGGAGCTGGCGCGGCACTTACAGTCTGTCACTGATTTACCCATCTACATTGGCAACGATACTCGGGCGTTAGCATTGGCTGAGTATTATCTGGGTAATGCGCAGGGCTGTCAGGATTTCATTCTGGTGAGTATTCATCATGGTGCCGGGGCTGGCATCATCAGTAATGGTCAACTTCTGCTTGGTAAAAACCGTAACGTCGGGGAAATCGGCCACATTCAAATTGATCCGTTTGGCGATCAATGTCATTGCGGAAACTTTGGCTGCCTGGAAACTCTGGTCTCCAACAAGTCTATTGTTGCTCAAACCAAAGCCCTGTTAACCCGCGGACATCCAAGCGGACTGACCAGCGACAATTTATCGATTGATATTATCTGCAAAGCCGCGCAGGAAGGTGATCCGGTCGCTGTACAAATCATACGTCAAACCGGTAATCATCTGGGACGCGTGCTGGCAATGCTGGTCAATCTGTTTAACCCTGAAAAAATTCTGTTGGCAGGTGAAGTTGTTCAAAGTGCCAGTGTGCTATTTCCTGCTTTGCAACAACAAATTCAGCGTCAGTCATTACCAAATTTTAATCATGAGCTACGCTTGGAAAAAGCCCGTTTTCAAGGGCAAGGTACCATGGGGGGATACGCTTTAGTCAAACGGGCACTGCATGAAAGCGATCTATTACAGCGCATTATGTTACCGGCATCCGATAATTCTTAA
- a CDS encoding DUF413 domain-containing protein, with protein MSFESEKRFNDLQHFPRGIRRSGNFTVGESDLLERHGHAMMELYQGKREPKDDVEVAFVERVKAGDAAGNPFAKVWLKYIKVIGPRRVHRLCTSTGDEGSFESVEEPLE; from the coding sequence ATGAGCTTTGAATCAGAAAAACGTTTTAATGATCTGCAGCACTTTCCTCGCGGTATCCGCCGCAGCGGTAACTTTACCGTGGGTGAAAGCGATCTGCTGGAACGCCATGGACATGCCATGATGGAACTGTACCAAGGCAAAAGAGAGCCAAAAGATGATGTGGAAGTCGCTTTTGTGGAACGCGTAAAAGCAGGTGATGCTGCCGGTAACCCGTTTGCTAAAGTATGGCTGAAATATATCAAAGTGATCGGCCCTCGCCGTGTACACCGTCTGTGCACTTCAACCGGAGACGAAGGCAGCTTCGAGTCGGTAGAAGAGCCACTGGAGTAA